Part of the Treponema sp. J25 genome, CCTTATCTACCACCGAGGCGATTTGTTCGTAGTCGTAGGCTTCGTTGGTTTTACGGGTCCGAGCAGGGATGGCAATGGAAAGCATTTTCTTCCCTAGTCCTTTTTTGAGGGCCCCTAAAAAACTGATAAAATGATCCTTATCTTCGGCAAGGACTGCTTCAAAGTCGATGTGGAGCCCATCAAAATTTTTTGCGGCCTCTAAAATATCCTGGATTAATTGGGAACGCAAAGGAAAGTCCGGGGATAGACAAAAATGGGTAAGGGCATAGTTTGAAAGTTCTGTTACCACCAGGTGCACCCGTCCCGTGAAGGAACTGAGTTTTGCCCGGGAAGGAACTCCCCTCAGTTTACCCGTGTTTCCGATGGTGGCACTGAAAAGGGCCACATCACTTACGGGCCAGTGGGGATCAAAAGAAGCTTCTTCTCCTGCCTGTACATAGGCCCACACCTCTTTAAAAGATAAAGGTTCAAGGGGTTGGGGAAGGATTTTTTCTTCCGGTGTGTAGGAAGCAAACTGTACCGCTAGGGGTGATGGAGTAGGGGGGCTCTCCACCGGCAATGGGGGTGCTGTTTCCGGAGACGTTGCTGACGATGCTGGAGCATCTGTTTGTACTGAAAGCTCTGTTGCTGAGGGTGTTGGCTTTACCCCTTTTTCTTGAAGGGGCGCCCCTTGGGCTGGCTGGGCTACGGTAGAACAGGAACTGAGAATAACGCCTACCACCATACCCTTGAAAAGGGAGAAAAACGGCTTGTTTTTTGGGTTTTCGAATGTTTTCTTCATATTGTTACTATATCATGAATCGGAAGAAAAGGAGGGGAAGCCCATAAATTTTTTATGTTCCCCAGAAAATATGAATCCAGGGCCCCCAAAAAGAAAAATTAAGATGAAAAAATCATTTTTTATCGATATCCAACATTGCATTTATTGAACTTATTTGCTAGTGTTTTAGCAAAGGGAGTAATACTATGGGAAGCGTACATACGGAAGCTACCGAAGTAAAAGAGGTCTCTCAGAAGGTGCTCTTTGTGGATGCCTCTACCGGCTATTACCGGATGAAGCGATATCCCCTTAAGGATTATTTTGGACCCGTGGATTTGGGGCTCCATCTTTCGGGGCGCTACTGGACGTTGAATATTGGCACCGGTATGTTTGCGGGTTCTATTTTGCCGGGATCGAACCGGTTGATAATCAACGGCTTTTCGCCCTGTTGGCGGGGTTTTTACATTTCCAGCATGGGCGGGGCAGGCCTGGTTTTTGATAACCTGGGTATCAACCTGGTTTCTATTTCCAAAAAGGCTCCGGTTCCTTCTATCCTCTATTTGAATCGAAACCATGGGGAAGAGATTGAGGTAGAGTTGATCCCGGTGGATTCTCATGCTATCTGGTCAAGCGGTCGGGGTGGGGCCTATGCCATGATGGATTATGCCCTTGAGCTTTGTGGCCCCCGCTACCAGGGAGAATATCGGGCCCTCGCGGTGGGGCCCGCCGCAGAATCCACCGATTTCGGGGGTATCCTTTCGGCGCCGGTAAAAAACGGTAAAGCCACCGATATCGATACCTGGGCTGGCCGAGGGGGTTTTGGCTCAAAATTGTATCAGGATCATGGTATTGCGGCTATTATTTACGGTGGGACGGTGATCGATGAGGACTTCCGGGACCGAACCGTGGCAGACCAGTGGTTTGAGGAGAAGTATAAACAAAAACTCATGGTGAAGGATTTCGAAGCTACCACTAAGTACCGCTTCGATCCGAAGTTTGAAACCGGTGGAACCTTTGGGGTGAACTACGCCACTATCGGCGGCCGTATTATGGCCTTTAATTACCGCACCATCTACTGGAGCGAAGAAGAACGGCTGGAATTGCACAAGAAATTCATTGTGGATCATTACCTTAAACAATTTAATGAAGAAACCATCAAAACAAAAAAACAGGCCACCTGTGGTGAACCCTGCGCAGCGGTGTGTAAGAAATATAATGGGGAATATAAAAAGGATTACGAGCCCTATCAAACCCTGGGGCCCCTCTGCGGAATTTTTGACCAGCGGGCAGCGGAAAAACTCAATAAAAAGGGAGACGCAAGCGGTTTTGATGCCATCTCTTTAGGTGGGGTCCTCGCCTGGCTTATGGATTGCCTGGACCGGCGTTTGCTTTTGCCGGAGGACCTGGGGGTAAGCCGCATGCCCCGCTGGGATTGGAAACACTTTGATGTGGTAGCTGACTCGATGCACAATGCGGAACTGGGTTGTGAACTCATCGATTCGATTCTGCAGAAGCGGGGCCTTATTGATTTTTCTGAGGGGGTACGCAAGTGGGCCCGGCGGATTAAGCGGGAACGAGGGGTGAGGATCCTGGATTCCTTTGTCCACACCGCCCATGGGCGCCGGGGCTGGATGGTTCCCAATCAATATTGGACTCCTGGAGCGTTAGCTCCCATGGCTATCATGGGGAAGTACTACATGCACTACGGACCAGAGTTTTATCCGCCCCGTCGGCTTGGGCAGATTTGTGCGGAGCGGCTTAAGAAAGAACTTATCATGGACAACGGTGGGGTGTGCCGCTTTCACCGGGGCTGGGCGGAAGAAATGGTGCCTGCGGCGTTCCAGGCCCTCTATGGGAAAGGGGAACAGTATCTGCAATCGATATCTATCGCTGCAAGTCGGATCAATTCCCGCAACGCCAGCGTGTACTGGGAAAGCCAAGCAAACATCGATTTTGTGCGCACCTTCCTGGAACGTCTCCTTATGGTAGAAAAAAAGGATGACCCGGAACTCCGGTACTGGGTAGAACAGTTTCAGAAGGATCCCCAGGAGACGGCCTTAAACTATTGGTTTGAGGTGCGAAAGGGTATTGATGAATCCCTGAGGGATTTTTATTAAGAGTAAAAGCCGTATTTTTGGGTAATTATTGAAAGGGCCCAGTCCCACTGATGGTAAAGGAAGGGGCCCTTTTTTAGAAACCCTATTGGCGAAGGGCCGAAAAAGGGGCCGAGGTGTTTTTCTCTCTGTAAAAAAGCCCCCTCTCCTATTACCTAAGGGCACAAATATTTTTGGGGAGGGTAGTCCTCTATCAAGAACCAGCCAAAAGGGGTCTATCTCTATTTTAATAACAAAAATGTTTTAAGAGGAAGAAAAAGGATGTTATTTCTTTCTGGTTCTTCCATATCCTCCCGGGTAATGACAATCCCAAAAGGGGCATTGTTGAATTTGTTGTCCATAAAAGTAATAATTCCCTGCAGATCTTCTTTTCGTATATTGTTCCGGTACTTTACTTCTAAAGGAATTCGTTGTTGGCCAATGGTAAGGATAAAATCTACCTCTGGTTCTCTATTCCTTTGGGGATAGTAACTGAGATCTAACCCATGAATAGTAGAGAGGGTATAGCCTACGATACTTTCTGCTAAATGACCCGCTAAGGTAGCTTCTGCCTCACTGGTACTATCTCCTGTGAGTGGAATTATCTCTTGTAGCCAACTGGCCCTAAGGCTATGGTCGGCAATACAGATTTTTGAAGCGCTTTTTTTCTTTTTAAGGCGGATCTCAAGGGGGGGGATGAGAATCACTAATAGGGTTTCATTAAGGAATCTAAGATAACTTGTCACCCGTTGGGGACCCACGTTTGCGTGAAGGGTGGTGCGTAATTCTTCTAACATAGTTTGAATAGTAGGAGTTTGACCTGCGTACCGACAGGCCATGCGGAATAGTTCTTCCAAAAGCACCGCATCCCGTTTTCGTCCTTTTTCTCCTAGCCGTAAATCATGTTGAATAACCCGCTGAATAATGGTTTCGTTAAGCTGATCTGCGATTTCTTCCCATCGTTGTGTATGACTGGCATGGGCAATGGGATAAGCGCCATACTGAGAAAAAAGGGAAAAGACCTCATCCCGATATTGCCGATACTGCTGCCCATGGATGATAAGATTTCTCCAAAAGTCTTTCTGAGTAAGTTGAGAGATCCCATTATCAGGTAAAAATGGCGGAGGACTTTTTTTATGCCGGAGGGTTCCTATTTCTGTAAGAGAAAGAAGTCCTGCATTAATGGTGGAAATACGACCCGCAAGGCTATCTCTTCCTTTTTCGATCCGGAGGGCGGAGCTTCCGGTAACAATTGCTCGAATACCTGTGGTATCCAGTATCTGTTTTAACTGGGGGGCCCAATTTGGGATATTTTGAATCTCATCAAGAAAAAAGTAGACCTTCTCTCCCCTCCTGATGACAGCATTCACCCGTTCTTGAAGTATTTCTTTCTCATACCAGGAAAGTAGGTCTAGAATAGGGTTTTCCTTTTGTATTAACTCAGGAATTTCATCAAATTGAACCCAAAAAATATGATGAGGGGGAATACCCTTTTCTAATAGGTCAAAAATAAGCTGTTTGATGCTGGTTGTTTTTCCAATCTGTCTGCTTCCTCGTACTACTACTGCTGGAGCAAGACCAGATTCGAGTCGTTTTTGTATTTGCGCTACCAGGTGCCTTCGAAAAGGGGGAATCAAAGGGCGGGCTTCTGGATTTTCCCACCATTCGTTCATCCGATATAACTGATCCTTAAGAGTGGGAGAAAGCACCTCTACCTCCTCATTGGAGTATTACCCTTTCAGCCTGTGGTGAATTTATGATAGGCCGGATACCAAGTTTCTTCAAGGTGCGAAGGGTAGGTCGACCTTCTGCGTCGTAACCCTTGATGCGGTAGTACTGACGGAGCATTGGTTCCAGCCGAACCGTGCTTAGTACGGGATGGGCCGTCTGGGCTTCAGTAAGAAACCGCTGGGGGAGGGTATCGTCTTTTCGGGAAATGCCGCAGAGGGTATTCATGTATCGTTCTAGAACATGACTGCGCCGGCCAGCCAGGAGATAATCCTTCATGGTAAGACGCCGGCCAGTGATGGCCCCCACAAGGCCGGAAAGCCCCGAATAATCTAGGAGGGCCTGGGCCAGGCGGGGCGTGTAGGTCATGGCCAGACGCAATATCGGTTTGGGGGTCAATTTAACGAGGGGTGGTTCTAAGAGATACCCGAATATAGAAAAAAGGCAGGTCTGCGTCGCATTGATGGCACTAAAAAGGTCTTCCATGTACGCAACCCACCGGGCCTTTGCGCGGCTGCTATAGGGGGGCAAAAAGCCAAAGATGGCCTCGAGTCCGATAGGATAGGCGTTTAAGTGGCAACCCCCGCGGTTTGCCACCGCATAGTTTAGACCATGGCCCCAGCCGGCCCGGGGATCGTAGGCCGCAAGTTCCAGTCCCTTTACCTGGATGGCAAACTCCAATCCCCCATAACGCTCGGCAAGACGCCGGCTTCCCAGGGCAAGTTCCGCCCCTTCTCCCCGGCGGTAGGCGATATCTTCGATTATTTTGAGGATATTGTCGGTTTTCCCGAAGGCGAGTTCGCTTGGTCGCAGGCCCTTTTCGGCGGCCTCCATGGCCCAACTGACGGTGACCCCCGCTGATATGGTGTCCATTCCCAGTTCGTTCATCCGTTCGTTCCAGAGACCAATAAGATCCGGGTCGTAGTTCCCAATGTTACCACCCCATACCCCTATGGTCTCGTATTCGGGGATGTGCCGGATTTTCCCATCCGGGTAGGTTCCTTTGTGGCCGCAGAGCACCACACAGTAGGCGCACACCGCATGGATCGTTCGGTACCGTTCTGCCATGGCCTGTCCGGAGAGGGCTTCCCAGCGGGGGTCGGTACGATCCCGGAAATTGCGGACCGGCATATACCCTGCCTGTACCCCAAAACGGACGTTGTAGGGGGTGCCGTAATCCCGGTAGCCCTGCACGAAGCTGTTCTGCTGGATCATCTTTTTTGCTTTTTTGTTGAGCCGCTCAAAGTTCCACCGGTCCCGGGCATCGATAGTGTAGTCCCTGCCGGTGGCTACGATGGCTTTGATGTTCTTTGATGCCATGACGGTACCAAGCCCTGCCCGGCCCAGGTATCGGTCCCCCGAACGAATGTTGGCATAGAGCACCCCCTGTTCTGCCGCGGGGCCTATAACCAGGGCTCCCTCTTTGGGGCTCTTCATGACCCGCGCCTGGGTTTCCCCTGTTTCAAGGCCCCAGAGTTCCCGGGCTTCTTCAAACCGTACCCCTTCCCGATTGATGCGGAGTACCAGGGGAACCGTTGCCCGGCCGCGGATTAAAAGGCCGTCCCAGCCGGCGGTTTTGCAGGCGAGCCCAAAGGGACCACCGCAGGAACTGGTGGCCATGATTCCCGTGAGGGGCGATTTGGTGATCCCCGCAAAACGGGCCGAACAGGGGGCTCCGGTACCGAGGAAGGACCCCATCATGAAGGCCAGAATATTGTCTGGCCCCAGGGGATCTATCGAGCCAAGTCGTTCCCCGAGCCGGTCGTAGATAAGCTTTAATCCCAAGGCGGCTCCTCCCAGGTAGTCTGCCAGATCCTCCTCGGAGGGGCTAAAGACCTGAAAGGTCCGACTTGTTACATCAATCTCTAGATATTTTCGGGATTCACCGATGATTCGTTCTTTCTGAATGGTTTCCATGGTACTGCTCCTGAGTCAGGCTGATGACTTTTATGGGGTGATCGTCCCCTGTATCACCCGATACAGATAGGTCATGTCGTCGACGTCAAATATCCGCGGCACGGGGTAGAGGGGGTTAGCCTCCGCAAGGGCCCGCTGAACAAGAAGGGGAATGTGTTCTTCCTGTATCTGAGGGAGATGTTCCGGAATATTCATCTCTTTGTTTAATTTTCGTATATATTGAATAAACTGTCGGGCCCCTTCCTCTGGGGGGAGGCTGGGGGCCACGATGCCCGCCTTTTGGACAAGCAGGGCAAGGCGATTTTCGGCGGCTTTCCCAAAGTATTCGAGCACGTAGGGGAGGATAACCGCATTGGCAAGGCCATGGGCAATGCCGTACATACCCCCGAGGGTATGGGCGATGGCGTGGACGTATCCCACGTAGGCCCGGGTAAAGGCCTTGCCTGCCAGATACGAGGCCCGTAGAAGCCGTTCCCGGCCTTCCACATCCTGCCCGTTGCGGTACACTTTGAGTAGATGTTCATGGATAAGCCGGGTTGCCTCTATCGCTGCGGCTTCTGTTTCCCGGGTGTTGCTGCGGCCAATAAAGGCTTCAACCGCATGGGTAAGGGCGTCCATACCGGTGGTGGCGGTAATGGATGGGGGCAACCCCAGGGTAAGCAGAGGATCCAGAATTGCCCCGTGGGGAATCAGACTGTGATCCAGGATGGTGAATTTTTCGTGGGTTTCCGCATTGGTGATAACCGCGGCGATGGTGGCTTCGCTCCCCGTTCCTGCGGTGGTGGGGATCGCCACAAAAAAGGGGAGCTTTTTTCGTATTTTTAAAAGCCCCCGCAATTGGGGAATTTTTTTCTTTGGCCGGGCAATGCGGGCGCCGACTCCCTTGGCACAATCTATGGCCGAGCCGCCGCCGAGGGCGATAAGGGCCTGGCAACCTTCGGTAATATAGCGCCGTAAGGCGGCCTCAATAGTATCTATGGTAG contains:
- a CDS encoding aldehyde ferredoxin oxidoreductase C-terminal domain-containing protein, which encodes MGSVHTEATEVKEVSQKVLFVDASTGYYRMKRYPLKDYFGPVDLGLHLSGRYWTLNIGTGMFAGSILPGSNRLIINGFSPCWRGFYISSMGGAGLVFDNLGINLVSISKKAPVPSILYLNRNHGEEIEVELIPVDSHAIWSSGRGGAYAMMDYALELCGPRYQGEYRALAVGPAAESTDFGGILSAPVKNGKATDIDTWAGRGGFGSKLYQDHGIAAIIYGGTVIDEDFRDRTVADQWFEEKYKQKLMVKDFEATTKYRFDPKFETGGTFGVNYATIGGRIMAFNYRTIYWSEEERLELHKKFIVDHYLKQFNEETIKTKKQATCGEPCAAVCKKYNGEYKKDYEPYQTLGPLCGIFDQRAAEKLNKKGDASGFDAISLGGVLAWLMDCLDRRLLLPEDLGVSRMPRWDWKHFDVVADSMHNAELGCELIDSILQKRGLIDFSEGVRKWARRIKRERGVRILDSFVHTAHGRRGWMVPNQYWTPGALAPMAIMGKYYMHYGPEFYPPRRLGQICAERLKKELIMDNGGVCRFHRGWAEEMVPAAFQALYGKGEQYLQSISIAASRINSRNASVYWESQANIDFVRTFLERLLMVEKKDDPELRYWVEQFQKDPQETALNYWFEVRKGIDESLRDFY
- a CDS encoding glycosyl hydrolase family 18 protein, whose translation is MKKTFENPKNKPFFSLFKGMVVGVILSSCSTVAQPAQGAPLQEKGVKPTPSATELSVQTDAPASSATSPETAPPLPVESPPTPSPLAVQFASYTPEEKILPQPLEPLSFKEVWAYVQAGEEASFDPHWPVSDVALFSATIGNTGKLRGVPSRAKLSSFTGRVHLVVTELSNYALTHFCLSPDFPLRSQLIQDILEAAKNFDGLHIDFEAVLAEDKDHFISFLGALKKGLGKKMLSIAIPARTRKTNEAYDYEQIASVVDKVMVMAYDEHWSGSQPGSVASLEWCERVASYALQTIGPAKLVMGLPFYGRAWGHINPSRAYRFSVLSKLMEEKGIIQTELRNESNYFEYTELVNVRVFYEDHRTTHGRAALYRQKGVNHIAFWRIGQEDQEIWKYLLVQ
- a CDS encoding iron-containing alcohol dehydrogenase, which produces MGWWYTVYCRLYQGVFRVVSPFLPWREPELYEGPASVQRLPEILEPRRIRRVLLVTDRGIVQAGLAQKVAGILEEAEIVPIIFDETVPNPTIDTIEAALRRYITEGCQALIALGGGSAIDCAKGVGARIARPKKKIPQLRGLLKIRKKLPFFVAIPTTAGTGSEATIAAVITNAETHEKFTILDHSLIPHGAILDPLLTLGLPPSITATTGMDALTHAVEAFIGRSNTRETEAAAIEATRLIHEHLLKVYRNGQDVEGRERLLRASYLAGKAFTRAYVGYVHAIAHTLGGMYGIAHGLANAVILPYVLEYFGKAAENRLALLVQKAGIVAPSLPPEEGARQFIQYIRKLNKEMNIPEHLPQIQEEHIPLLVQRALAEANPLYPVPRIFDVDDMTYLYRVIQGTITP
- a CDS encoding aldehyde ferredoxin oxidoreductase family protein, whose translation is METIQKERIIGESRKYLEIDVTSRTFQVFSPSEEDLADYLGGAALGLKLIYDRLGERLGSIDPLGPDNILAFMMGSFLGTGAPCSARFAGITKSPLTGIMATSSCGGPFGLACKTAGWDGLLIRGRATVPLVLRINREGVRFEEARELWGLETGETQARVMKSPKEGALVIGPAAEQGVLYANIRSGDRYLGRAGLGTVMASKNIKAIVATGRDYTIDARDRWNFERLNKKAKKMIQQNSFVQGYRDYGTPYNVRFGVQAGYMPVRNFRDRTDPRWEALSGQAMAERYRTIHAVCAYCVVLCGHKGTYPDGKIRHIPEYETIGVWGGNIGNYDPDLIGLWNERMNELGMDTISAGVTVSWAMEAAEKGLRPSELAFGKTDNILKIIEDIAYRRGEGAELALGSRRLAERYGGLEFAIQVKGLELAAYDPRAGWGHGLNYAVANRGGCHLNAYPIGLEAIFGFLPPYSSRAKARWVAYMEDLFSAINATQTCLFSIFGYLLEPPLVKLTPKPILRLAMTYTPRLAQALLDYSGLSGLVGAITGRRLTMKDYLLAGRRSHVLERYMNTLCGISRKDDTLPQRFLTEAQTAHPVLSTVRLEPMLRQYYRIKGYDAEGRPTLRTLKKLGIRPIINSPQAERVILQ
- a CDS encoding ATP-binding protein translates to MLSPTLKDQLYRMNEWWENPEARPLIPPFRRHLVAQIQKRLESGLAPAVVVRGSRQIGKTTSIKQLIFDLLEKGIPPHHIFWVQFDEIPELIQKENPILDLLSWYEKEILQERVNAVIRRGEKVYFFLDEIQNIPNWAPQLKQILDTTGIRAIVTGSSALRIEKGRDSLAGRISTINAGLLSLTEIGTLRHKKSPPPFLPDNGISQLTQKDFWRNLIIHGQQYRQYRDEVFSLFSQYGAYPIAHASHTQRWEEIADQLNETIIQRVIQHDLRLGEKGRKRDAVLLEELFRMACRYAGQTPTIQTMLEELRTTLHANVGPQRVTSYLRFLNETLLVILIPPLEIRLKKKKSASKICIADHSLRASWLQEIIPLTGDSTSEAEATLAGHLAESIVGYTLSTIHGLDLSYYPQRNREPEVDFILTIGQQRIPLEVKYRNNIRKEDLQGIITFMDNKFNNAPFGIVITREDMEEPERNNILFLPLKTFLLLK